In a genomic window of Piliocolobus tephrosceles isolate RC106 chromosome 1, ASM277652v3, whole genome shotgun sequence:
- the PRDX1 gene encoding peroxiredoxin-1, which translates to MSSGNAKIGHPAPNFKATAVMPDGQFKDISLSDYKGKYVVFFFYPLDFTFVCPTEIIAFSDRAEEFKKLNCQVIGASVDSHFCHLAWINTPKKQGGLGPMNIPLVSDPKRTIAQDYGVLKADEGISFRGLFIIDDKGILRQITVNDLPVGRSVDETLRLVQAFQFTDKHGEVCPAGWKPGSDTIKPDVQKSKEYFSKQK; encoded by the exons ATGTCTTCAGGAAATGCTAAAATTGGGCACCCTGCCCCCAACTTCAAAGCCACAGCCGTTATGCCAGATGGTCAGTTTAAAGATATCAGCCTGTCTGACTACAAAG GAAAATATGTTGTGTTCTTCTTTTATCCTCTTGACTTCACCTTTGTGTGCCCTACGGAGATCATCGCTTTCAGTGATAGGGCAGAAGAATTTAAGAAACTCAACTGCCAAGTGATTGGTGCTTCTGTGGATTCTCACTTCTGTCATCTAGCATG GATCAACACACCTAAGAAACAAGGAGGACTGGGACCCATGAACATTCCTTTGGTATCAGACCCGAAGCGCACCATTGCTCAGGATTATGGGGTCTTAAAGGCTGATGAAGGCATCTCATTCAG GGGCCTCTTTATCATTGATGATAAGGGTATTCTTCGGCAGATCACTGTAAATGACCTCCCTGTCGGCCGCTCTGTGGATGAGACTTTGAGACTAGTTCAGGCCTTCCAGTTCACTGACAAACATGGGGAAG TGTGCCCTGCTGGCTGGAAACCTGGCAGTGATACCATCAAGCCTGATGTCCAAAAGAGCAAAGAATATTTCTCCAAGCAGAAGTGA
- the MMACHC gene encoding methylmalonic aciduria and homocystinuria type C protein, translating into MEPKVAELKQKIEDTLCPFGFEVYPFQVAWYNELLPPAFHLLLPGPTLAFLVLSTPAMFDQALKPFLQSCHLRMLTDPVDQCVAYHLGRVRESLPELQIEVIADYEVHPNRRPKILAQTAAHVAGAAYYYQRQDVEADPWGNQHISGVCIHPRFGGWFAIRGVVLLPGIEVPDLPPRKPHDCVPTRAARIALLEGFNFHWRDWTYRDAVTPQERYSEEQKAYFSTPPAQRLALLGLVQPSEKPSSPSPHFPFTTHTPKKPGNPSRARSWLSSRVSPPASPGP; encoded by the exons GTGGCATGGTACAATGAACTCTTGCCTCCAGCCTTCCACCTACTGCTGCCAGGACCTACCCTGGCCTTCCTGGTACTCAGCACACCTGCCATGTTTGACCAGGCCCTCAAGCCCTTCTTGCAGAGCTGCCACCTCCGAATGCTGACCGACCCAGTGGACCAGTGTGTGGCCTACCATCTGGGCCGTGTTAGAGAG AGCCTCCCAGAGCTGCAGATAGAAGTCATTGCTGACTACGAAGTGCACCCCAACCGACGCCCCAAGATCCTGGCCCAGACAGCAGCCCATGTGGCAGGGGCTGCTTACTACTACCAACGACAAGATGTGGAGGCTGACCCATGGGGGAACCAG CACATATCAGGTGTGTGCATACACCCCCGATTTGGGGGCTGGTTTGCCATTCGAGGGGTAGTGCTGCTGCCAGGGATAGAGGTGCCAGATCTGCCACCCAGAAAACCTCATGACTGTGTACCTACAAGAGCTGCCCGTATCGCCCTACTTGAAGGCTTCAATTTCCACTGGCGAGACTGGACTTACCGGGATGCTGTGACACCCCAGGAGCGCTACTCAGAAGAGCAGAAGGCCTACTTCTCCACTCCGCCTGCCCAACGATTGGCCCTGCTGGGCTTGGTTCAGCCCTCAGAGAAGCCTAGTTCTCCCTCCCCACACTTTCCTTTTACCACACACACCCCCAAGAAGCCTGGGAATCCCAGCAGAGCCCGGAGCTGGCTCAGCTCCAGGGTCTCACCACCTGCATCCCCTGGCCCTTGA